ATGGGTGCAAAGGGATGGCATGCTACTCCTCACTCGACTCCCCGGATGATCGGAAGTATTGGAATGGCACAATTGACAGCAAAACAAGAAAGGGTAGAGGAAGGAAGAAAAATCCTTCGACACCTCTTCTATATAGACACCCCACCTTTAGAGTTCCCAGAATTGGATGTGGTCGTTGAAAAAGATGGACAAACCCTTCATGTAGGAAATACGGCGATCACTTTCTATCATGCACCCGGGCATACCAGGGAAAGTATGATGATTGTGGTGGACGGGCTATGGGTATTGGGAGACTACTTATCGGATATTGAATTCCCCTTTATTTTCGGAGATTACGATGATTATAAACAAACACTAGAAAAAATAGATAGAATTTTACAACATCACACAATGGAATGGGCGGTGCCAGGACACGGGTCGATCATCCAGTCTACGCAAGAACTCATGCAGAGAAAAGAAAAGGATCTTCAGTACCTACGCCAGTTGAAGACTATTGCTGATGATCAACAACTAATGGATATGATTCAAGGCTATACTTTTCTCTATGACAATGATCTTGCGCGAAACCTTCACCGCGAAAACCATCGCAAAGTAACTAACTTCTGAACAAAAGGACTAAAGGGCATTCAAAAAAATTGTGCGAACAGGGGGTAAATATGTTGGATCAACAACAGAAAAAATTGTCTTTTGGCTTGTTCGACCTTTTCAGTGAAGATTACGCTCGGGAACCAGTTCCTCTTTCGAAACGAGTTCATTGGATGTATCTCTTTATGATTTGGATGGCGATGGGTGTAGACTTGGCCGCTTTTTATTTGGGTGCTGCTTTTAGCCAGGGAAATGATTTATTACCAGTCATTTTGGCTATTGTTGGCGGGTCGATGATTCTGATGCCTATCGCTTTTTGCTCGGGATGGATTGGCGCATCCACTGGCTTAAGTTTTGCCATGATCGCCCGGAAGTTCTTGGGTCGCTTTGGAGCCATCATCGTATTGCTGGTTATTCTAGCAAACAACATTGGATGGTTTGGTGTTCAGATCGGCTTTTTTGGGGAAGCTGCATCTGCGACACTAGCCGAATGGGTGGGAATCGAAATCGCCCCCCTGTGGTGGATGATCTTGGGTGGCATCCTAATGACTCTCACCGCAGCCTGGGGCTTTAAAGCAATTTCGAACCTGAGTGCCCTAACTGTTCCTCTTATGGTTGGGCTGTTGATCAGCTTAATTTTTGCTTCTATCTTTACGGACCTCACGATTACTCCCCCTATTGGAGGAGATGAAGGGATGCCGATCGGTCTCATTGTTTCTTTGGTCGCTGGAGCATGGATGGTGGGTTCCATTGCCGCGACCCCAGATGTGGCCCGTTTTGCAAAAAATAAGATTCAAGCAGGGTTATCTTGCGCATTTGGAATCGGCATAGGAAATTCTCTAACAGCAATAATCGCGGTGATTTTGTATTTCATCACTGGTGCTGATAACGTGGTGGATGTGATGTTTAGGATTGGAGGGGGTGGGATCGCGCTTCTCATCATGATGATGGCTACATGGACATCAAATGACAACGCTTTGTATTCAAGTGGTTTAGCACTGACAGGGATGATGCGAAACATTCCTAAATCTGCGTTGACCATTTGGGCTGGTCTGATCGGTACCGTGGTTGGAGTTTTGGGGATATATGATAATCTGACCACTTTTCTATTTATTCTAACCCCATTGATTGCACCTGTTGGCGGGATTCTATACGTGGACTACTTCTTGCTCAACAATCACAAGTACAAGATGGCATTTGTTCGTCAGGATAACCCCCCCATGTTTAAACCATTAGTTTTGACCGTTTGGGCATTGGCAACATTGTTAACCTTTTGTACTACCCCTAGCGGTGAAGGTGGATTTGGAATTTTTAATTTCACGACGATCCCAGTTTTAGATGGAATTATTTTCTCCACTGTTCTATATTATATCTTCGGAAAGACTCAACAACTCGTGCAAAATCGGACGGAAGATAAAAAGACTTCTGCGGCATAAGACAATAGAGAAATAGAGGGACGTCTTGTGGCATCCCTCTACCCCTCAAAGTGGCATTATCGCTGAAGGGAGGGAAAGAAGATGAAGAAATTTTTATACTTCTGGATTTTAATCGCTTTCGTAGGCTTTATGGCTGTAGCTAGTGTTACATGGTGACATCGAGAGCCTAACATGGCTCTCGTTTTACTTTAAAGGGGGAATTGGTGTGAAACGACGGGGATTGATCTTACTCATCTTGATGATGGTCGGGATGATGGTGGCATGTGACGGATCTGAGATTGAGGCAATTTTGGATGCCTTAGAGGCCGATCAACCGGTTTCATATGAAGTAAATTCCGAAGAGTACGACGAAACCTTACTCTTTCCCACAGAGCGATATCCTGAAACGGGAGCACATATCCGCGATGCTATCGTGGATGGACATTCCGATGTTTGCACAATTGACCGTGATGGGGCAGATGGGCGCCGTGAGGAGTCCCTGGCTGGTGTACCGACAAAACCTGGCTATGACAGGGATGAATGGCCCATGGCCGCTTGCGCGGAGGGGGGAGAAGGGGCTTCTGTACGCCACATCGACCCCTCTGACAATCGCGGTGCGGGTTCCTGGGTCGGGAATCAGATTAGTGATTATCCGGACGGCACTAAAGTAAAATTTATCGTTGAGTGATAGAACCGCCGATCTATTGAAGATCGGCGGTTCTATGTTTCCTGGATGTATTTCTGCGATAGAGAAGGTGTATCAACTAATTAATTGTATAATTCCCAATTATACCGGATGATTTGAAGAGAGAAAGTTCACAGGGGGACCTGATGTATTTGGGTAA
The genomic region above belongs to Desmospora activa DSM 45169 and contains:
- a CDS encoding MBL fold metallo-hydrolase, encoding MNVWSKQWSHQEAKVFQSTGYQYNATVLQTRDLILVVDPGLFPDDIQTIQRYVSEIADGRPLYVAFTHADWDHVMGAKGWHATPHSTPRMIGSIGMAQLTAKQERVEEGRKILRHLFYIDTPPLEFPELDVVVEKDGQTLHVGNTAITFYHAPGHTRESMMIVVDGLWVLGDYLSDIEFPFIFGDYDDYKQTLEKIDRILQHHTMEWAVPGHGSIIQSTQELMQRKEKDLQYLRQLKTIADDQQLMDMIQGYTFLYDNDLARNLHRENHRKVTNF
- a CDS encoding NucA/NucB deoxyribonuclease domain-containing protein; this translates as MMVGMMVACDGSEIEAILDALEADQPVSYEVNSEEYDETLLFPTERYPETGAHIRDAIVDGHSDVCTIDRDGADGRREESLAGVPTKPGYDRDEWPMAACAEGGEGASVRHIDPSDNRGAGSWVGNQISDYPDGTKVKFIVE
- a CDS encoding purine-cytosine permease family protein: MDQQQKKLSFGLFDLFSEDYAREPVPLSKRVHWMYLFMIWMAMGVDLAAFYLGAAFSQGNDLLPVILAIVGGSMILMPIAFCSGWIGASTGLSFAMIARKFLGRFGAIIVLLVILANNIGWFGVQIGFFGEAASATLAEWVGIEIAPLWWMILGGILMTLTAAWGFKAISNLSALTVPLMVGLLISLIFASIFTDLTITPPIGGDEGMPIGLIVSLVAGAWMVGSIAATPDVARFAKNKIQAGLSCAFGIGIGNSLTAIIAVILYFITGADNVVDVMFRIGGGGIALLIMMMATWTSNDNALYSSGLALTGMMRNIPKSALTIWAGLIGTVVGVLGIYDNLTTFLFILTPLIAPVGGILYVDYFLLNNHKYKMAFVRQDNPPMFKPLVLTVWALATLLTFCTTPSGEGGFGIFNFTTIPVLDGIIFSTVLYYIFGKTQQLVQNRTEDKKTSAA